atcagcagtaacaacaacaacagaaccaATTCAGCAACCAACAAGCAGCAATTCCCATCCAACTTTaagaacaaaatatttaacacaaaatacatcgcgaggaggaggagcacaaaAGAGGAGGATTTTTTACACCGGAGTGCCGGACAAGCATGCAGCACGTGAGCGCTGCGAGCTCGGTGCCATCAGTTGTAGCCCCGGTCGTGACCACTGGTGGAACCACCATCACCCTCGGCGGACCGCCGCCATTGCCTAAATCAGAGAACAAAGAGGATGGCAAACCGCCGCACGGCATAGAAATGTACAAGGTGAACATTGAGGATATCTCCCAGCTGTTTACATACCACGAGGTCTTTGGCAAGATCCACGGCGATGTTGTGAATCATCAGCTGGCGGCGGCGCATGGCGGACaattgccgccgccaccaccccTGCCACCGCAGACGCATGCCgtgagtgcagcagcagcagcggctgcagcatcCACCAATAATGCCGCTGTGGCGGCCGTAATGGCCTCAgcgaatgctgctgcagcggcagcggcggccgctTCGGCGGCGGGCGGCAACGGCCTGCCGGTGGCGACCAGCTCCGGCGGTCAGCAGGGCAGCGCAACGGTTACGACGACCAGTTCGACGgcgagcagtggcagcggcaacagcggtAGCGGGGGCACCACAACCACGGCGGGTGAGTTGCTTATGCCTAAAATGGAGGGCGGCATTCATGGCGTGGACGGGCAGTCGACCGTGGCGCTGGCCCCAGACGGGACGCCGATTGCGACGGGGACCCATGTGTGCGACATTTGTGGCAAGATGTTCCAGTTTCGGTATCAGCTGATCGTGCACCGTCGCTACCACAGCGAACGCAAGCCGTTCATGTGTCAGGTGTGCGGACAGGGTTTCACCACGTCGCAGGACCTGACACGCCATGGCAAAATCCACATCGGTGGCCCCATGTTCACCTGCATCGTGTGCTTCAATGTGTTTGCCAACAACACCAGTCTGGAGCGGCATATGAAACGTCATTCCACGGACAAGCCATTCGCCTGCACCATTTGCCAAAAGACCTTTGCCCGCAAAGAGCATCTGGACAATCACTTTCGCTCGCACACGGGCGAAACGCCCTTCCGTTGCCAGTACTGCGCCAAGACGTTTACGCGCAAGGAGCATATGGTTAACCATGTGCGCAAACACACGGGTGAGACGCCACATCGTTGCGATATTTGTAAGAAGTCCTTTACGCGCAAGGAACACTATGTTAACCACTACATGTGGCACACTGGTGAGTGTGATTGATTGGTGGGGGCGGACAATGCGAGCGGCGAGCGCCAAAAACAAGAccaaacaaactaaaaaaaataccaaacaaaCCCGAAAACAAATACCGAATACCAAGCCAAATACCGATTACCGAAtaccaaaccaaaaagaaataccATACCAAAATATATCTGAGTTCAAGTCAAAAAGTCAAATCCAGTTCAAATTATATCCAATTCCATATATGTATTAGAGTACAAGAACTACAACAGCCATCACCACATCACACCAACCAAGaatatatcaatatcaatcTCAATATATCTTAATCAAATATCAATCAACATATCAAGCAAACAATCTTGCAACAAGCACCGTCAAaattccaaaacaaaaagttaaaatcaatcaaaatagCCTTCATCGTGCGTCCTCCGTCTGTCGTCCTCCTTAGACTCTCTCTCTAATATCCCAACGCTTGTGCTTTGTCTTCCTATTGAGTCCAGCCTCCCAGCTTCCTACTCTCTATTCCTTATCACACAGTCCTTCACTGTTATGTACTCTCACTAACGCTTCAGCTAGATGCACGAACGGTAACTGTACCCAGGGCATTCCCCAGGGGCAGTATCGTGCGTACATTATCCTGCAACCAatattatataataataaaccaCACGCTCACTCGCTCATACCGCTCATAACATTATCCTTAAACCCCCACCATATCATATCTACATCACACATCTCCCAAAACACCAACAAGAACCACAACAATCACATTCCTGTGCTCTGTTTCTCCAATCCAttccacacatacacaacatTGATCTTCTCTCCACTTTTTCCCATTgaactgcactccactccactgaaATCCACTCCTgatctccactctccactttgCATTGATCCACAATCCTGTtgtccactctccactccattcACTCCTCttctctccactccactccattgaCTCTCCACTTTACCGTTACTCCACTCCATTGAATCTCTCCTCTCCTGTTTGCCTGATTgatgctctcctctctctgctgtcaAACAGGGTGCCCAAAGTtaatgaatacaaaaaaaaaagaagaaaaagttcgttgttgctgcttgtcgATTGCCAACGTCTCTGTGTAACTGcgacatacacaaacacacacacacgcacgcaattggagatacaaacacacacacaaacacatgaaCACAAAGCTTTTCAAcatacaaagaaaataaagttcAGGCTTTTATATCAACtctaaaaaagagaaagaactCCACGttcgaacaaaaaacaaaaactaaaagcatCCTGAAGATCAGCATAGAGTAGAAACAGAGttgacaggcacacacacatcccacaTGAACACACAAACATCCACACCACATatccacacacatccacacactccacacattTATTGCATATCCACAAAAGACCACCACGCCCACGTCCATATGCCCGAATCGccagcagagccaaagcctCCGTTCGCTTCGTTCGAAACCCAACGAAAGCCACGGCGCCAGTTTCACACACCACCACACATTTAGTAGTAGCGGTGCGGGGCGGGAAGGGGTATatcaaaattttgttttttctatgtttaaaaaaaagagaagaaagtaTAAAGAATTGAAAGACTTAGTAGCATAAATACCACTGTTCGGTTAGAAGCGCACCATTCTACGTTtacaattgaattgcattaaaaaatcAGCTGTGTTTCTTCTATATTCCTTTTAAATAACATTAAAACGGCCACTTATAGtaatatatttgaatattgGAAATTTCCtatcaattgaaataaaactgaaatattttcattgattttatcaagtaaaatttcaaattgcaaGTCTCCAGTATCCATTCGCTTATTGGAAATTTGTCCAGCTTCAGAATGTGCCCTAATGGAACAGGGGTATTTGTATCACTATCAAgatagaaaaaagaaaatgcttgCGCTtactaaaaaagaaaagaaacgaaaacgaaagaatTACAATTGTGAAACAGCAAAGTGCTGCTTTGCTGTGTTGGAAGTACAACCCAATACCCTATACATTTCTATTCTGTTACCCCCATATAATCACAGGTCAAACACCGCATCAGTGTGATGTATGCGGCAAGAAATACACGCGCAAGGAGCATCTAGCAAATCATATGCGATCGCATACCAACGAGACGCCGTTCCGTTGCGAGATCTGTGGCAAGAGCTTTAGCCGCAAGGAGCACTTCACCAATCACATACTCTGGCATACAGGTAAAGAGACAAACCAAAGAACCgaaatacacacgcacaccagaccagaccacacACACCATAAGCTAGATCCTAGTTCCTTGATTCCTGTTATTCCCCCAAAGGTTTAAAAATCTCTGTACACGCTTTAAACACgcttaaaacacacaaaagttgacGGCGCACGAGCAGCAGCGATAACGAACTCTCGAATTAGGGATGGGGTGAAAAGAAATCGATAAAGCGATTGAATCGATTGAAGAGTGGAGTGCAACTCTGTTCAAACATATTTACAGGATGTCTAAGAAAGAGTTATTGATGTATTGTTATCTTGTCATCATGCcacaaccaaacacacaaaaaacacacagaaattctTCTCCCCCCATCGCCAAGGAGAAGTGTTCCTGCAGTGCACCCGTCTGTGCTGTGCCAAAATGCCAACCAGCCCTGCCTCCGCCATGACTTGTTGAACGATTGCATTCGATGAATGATTACTAATCTCTAAACTATTTCTTGATTTATCCTCACACTTTTGCCACGCAAGCAGGCGAGACGCCGCATCGGTGCGACTTCTGCTCCAAGACGTTTACGCGCAAGGAGCACTTGTTAAATCACGTGCGCCAGCATACGGGAGAGTCGCCACATCGCTGCTCCTACTGCATGAAGACGTTCACGCGCAAGGAGCATCTGGTTAATCACATACGCCAGCACACGGGTGAGACACCGTTCAAGTGCACGTACTGCACGAAAGCGTTCACGCGCAAAGATCACATGGTTAATCATGTACGGCAACATACAGGCGAATCGCCGCACAAGTGCACATACTGCACCAAGACGTTCACGCGCAAGGAGCATCTAACGAACCATGTGCGCCAGCACACGGGCGACTCACCGCACCGTTGCTCCTACTGCAAGAAGACCTTCACACGCAAGGAGCACCTGACGAATCATGTGCGCCTGCACACGGGCGACTCGCCGCACAAGTGCGAGTACTGCCAGAAGACATTCACACGGAAGGAGCACCTGAACAACCATATGCGCCAGCACTCAAGCGACAATCCGCATTGCTGCAACGTTTGCAACAAGCCGTTCACCCGCAAAGAGCATCTGATCAATCACATGTCACGCTGTCACACCGGCGATCGACCCTTCACCTGCGAGACATGCGGCAAATCCTTCCCCCTCAAGGGCAATCTGCTCTTCCATCAGCGCAGCCACACCAAGGGCCAGGAGATGGAGCGTCCGTTCTCGTGCGAGAAGTGCCCCAAGAACTTTATCTGCAAAGGTGAGTTGGTGCCGCacaaatgtttgtgtttgtgagCACGCGAGACGTGGCGTCAGCATAGTGTCCCAGCCCCCCTCAGCCGTACAGCCCACACAGTCCACTGCCCAAGTCCCGTGTCCTACATCCTACATATTTCccacataaaaaaaaagaataaagtgAAACAAGGCAGTGGCCAGTGGAATGGGGATCGTTTCCACAGGTTCCAAGGTTTGAGATCGATCGATCGGGCAGAGCTCCCCTGCAGTCTGACGTCTCTCACTGTGGAAGCGATCCCCCGGCTGTGCAGTAATCgtaacacacacagaaaacacagcTCTCCGGAAAATGTGGAGGCTGGTTTTTCGAAATTCAAGATCCTCGCAGATCACAGATCTTCATGTCGCTTCCATTGTCCGTTTCGCAGGTCACTTGGTCTCGCACATGCGCTCCCATTCGGGCGAGAAACCGCACGCGTGCACACTGTGCAGCAAGGCTTTCGTCGAGCGCGGCAATTTGAAGCGCCACATGAAGATGAATCACCCGGATGCTATGATGCCGCCACCACCCgtgcatccgcatccgcaaaTACCGGCTGGTGTGCTGACGCAAGTCAAGCAGGAAGTGAAACCGATCATAAGTGAGTCGGCATACACGACTGCGCTAGCGCAAGCGAGTCCCAATGTGCCCAACTTATTCGGTTTTCCTACCGTTTCAGTTCCCCACCACTCGGCGACGACCACGATGCACACCATCCAGCAGATAACGGCCGGTGCCGCTGGCGGAGCGGGTGCGGTCCAACTGACGCCGGGTCTGGTGCCATTGGTGACCTCGACGCTGATTTCGCACAATGCTGCCGctcagcagcagtcgcagaagcagcaggccGCTCAGCAAcaggctgccgctgcggctgcccaacaacaggcagccgcgcagcagcaggcggcagcggcggcccatcagcagcatcagcaacaggtGGCggcacagcatcagcagcaggcggtggccgcacatcagcaacagcagcagcagcttcagcagcagcaacaactgctgcagctctcgATACAGCAGGctgcccatcatcatcagcagcaggagcagcatcggcagcagcatcaacagcagcagcagcaacatcatcagcagcagcagcagggccatcCGCAGGCCCCACCAccgccgcaacagcagcaacagccaccgccacaggTGCCCATTGCCTTGATCAGTGATCCCAGTGCGCTGGCCCGTGCTGccatgcagctgcaacatttgCCGGCCAATGTCGAACAGCATCCGGTGGTTTACTAACAGTAGCCCCCCCTCCTGCACGGCTATGCACCCGCCACAGCCCACAGTAGTAGTGCCCacagtaccagcagcagcagcaccacaacctCAACGCTAACCACAACGTCAACGGCGGCGTGGTGAGAGCTGAAAGATCATTGATGATCCCCCCCAAAACATCTCCCCACATATTAAGCAGCTAGttataaaatagtttttagcAGCGCGCTGGTTACGCGTACGCATGGATTACAGAGGTTGCAACTGGTTGCTGTAGCTTGCTCTCTGTATTCCGACAGTCTTCCATTTATCTCTTTTCCGTCTTTTAACTTTCGCCAACCCAATACGCCCAATGTTCAATAACTCCGCTCTGTCTCCGCTTCCGCCGCCAGCTTTTGACGTGCAATACGAATCATCTCATAGTTTGTTCTCACCACTCggtctctctgtatctctctgtgtatctttaATGCTTTTGGGCGCTTAGCGTCCTTTTTATTCCACGtgttttcaacatttttgaaatgtGTGCAAGGCGGCGCAAACGCTTGATGGAGTTTGATAGTTGGGAGCAGGGTTCTTCTTCCCATTTAGCTGTGCTAAATTTTAATTCTTTCCCCTCTAACATTTGTGAACCCTTTCACCTGGTTGATTGTGTCTgtaaccagcagcaggagcgcgTCTCATCGTGTATTTAATATTGTGTTTCGGACTAAGTTATGATTATAATCATATAGAGAGCGACATTCATAGAAGCATCCTCATTCAAGCGTaaccacaacacacacatacttatacATAGAATTATCGTAtgtataaaattatagtttgtAAAtaacacggacacggacacgaaaTCCTTGGAAATCTATCGGAAAAAATCTACAATCACAAATGTAttagttttgcattttccaagGCGTGAGAATCACACGAAGATCACTTTcatcgtatatatatatatccatATACACATATTAATTATTAACACTCCCGACCCCCGCAGTGGATGTGTGCGACAACCCAGTTTTTAATATCATCTAACcctctgctgatgatttcggATGAGATAAAACGCGACGCATATGCGAGCGTAcgatacacacatatacagaATAATAATATGACGAAGGGAAAGTCTAGAAGTCTAGGGATAAGtcagaagcaacaaaaactaacgAGAGAATGAGAAAAGAATAaggaaaaacacaacaaattattatattttaatgttaGTTGAACTACTAAAAGTAATAATTGAGGAGGAAAAGATGAATACTGATATAAGATTGATTACGATGACAGCGGATTATCGAGATGAGATAAAGGATGATCGGATGTGGATCTGAAGATCGGAATAGATTTTAGTTGGGCGAGTGCCGCCCGCTATCATTATGATTAATATTACGATTACAATTACGATTATGATATATGGAATACTAAAACCTATAACAAACAACAAGTTATTACCCCACTATTAAAGttaacaaaaaggaaaaacaaccACAAGCCCCTAAGGAAaacaacccaaacccaaaccaacaCACCCCCCATACACATATATagacataaatatatatgacGACTAGGCACAACtctaaaaattataattaattatattgtaACCCCCCTATAAACTGTGCTTATGTTGAAAACAGTTAAGAACACAACAACCAGAACAAGAGAAGTTGAAACGAAAGAGCGAAACGATAATGAAGAGAACGCCCCAAGCGCCACAAGCAAAACAACATATCTGctttaaattttacaaaaactaaacagaaaaccataaaaaaaaaaaccctaaaaaaatatatatacaaaaatacaaaaactatTATTAAAGATGAgtcaacattttaattatttaaagaaGAAACaccccacacaacacacaaaaacaaacacacacacacacacattatgcTTCCTTTtaaatgcaacattttatacgtttaattttttgtaatgGATTAAATGCTTGAAATacaattataaattttaatttaacaaCTATGTAATTGTACCACAAATAAACGGCAAATCTAAAACTGTTTGTTTGACGACATTTGAAGACacaatttcgttttatttttttatattttttaacttgtttttaaatatgatttaaaTACCGAATATCGACAGAACAGACAGCAAAGTGAGagttttttaaatacactaaGAATGCAGggaacaattgaaaattgtaatcaacacaaaaaaaaacgaaaacaaaatttaaaacaaatcatttcatcataatgcaaaatgttttaagcTAAGTTTTAGTGCGAGACTTTAATTTGAATGATTTAAAAT
The sequence above is a segment of the Drosophila subobscura isolate 14011-0131.10 chromosome U, UCBerk_Dsub_1.0, whole genome shotgun sequence genome. Coding sequences within it:
- the LOC117902065 gene encoding zinc finger protein 3 isoform X9, which translates into the protein MQHVSAASSVPSVVAPVVTTGGTTITLGGPPPLPKSENKEDGKPPHGIEMYKVNIEDISQLFTYHEVFGKIHGDVVNHQLAAAHGGQLPPPPPLPPQTHAVSAAAAAAAASTNNAAVAAVMASANAAAAAAAAASAAGGNGLPVATSSGGQQGSATVTTTSSTASSGSGNSGSGGTTTTAGQTPHQCDVCGKKYTRKEHLANHMRSHTNETPFRCEICGKSFSRKEHFTNHILWHTGETPHRCDFCSKTFTRKEHLLNHVRQHTGESPHRCSYCMKTFTRKEHLVNHIRQHTGETPFKCTYCTKAFTRKDHMVNHVRQHTGESPHKCTYCTKTFTRKEHLTNHVRQHTGDSPHRCSYCKKTFTRKEHLTNHVRLHTGDSPHKCEYCQKTFTRKEHLNNHMRQHSSDNPHCCNVCNKPFTRKEHLINHMSRCHTGDRPFTCETCGKSFPLKGNLLFHQRSHTKGQEMERPFSCEKCPKNFICKGHLVSHMRSHSGEKPHACTLCSKAFVERGNLKRHMKMNHPDAMMPPPPVHPHPQIPAGVLTQVKQEVKPIIIPHHSATTTMHTIQQITAGAAGGAGAVQLTPGLVPLVTSTLISHNAAAQQQSQKQQAAQQQAAAAAAQQQAAAQQQAAAAAHQQHQQQVAAQHQQQAVAAHQQQQQQLQQQQQLLQLSIQQAAHHHQQQEQHRQQHQQQQQQHHQQQQQGHPQAPPPPQQQQQPPPQVPIALISDPSALARAAMQLQHLPANVEQHPVVY
- the LOC117902065 gene encoding zinc finger protein 665 isoform X7, with amino-acid sequence MQHVSAASSVPSVVAPVVTTGGTTITLGGPPPLPKSENKEDGKPPHGIEMYKVNIEDISQLFTYHEVFGKIHGDVVNHQLAAAHGGQLPPPPPLPPQTHAVSAAAAAAAASTNNAAVAAVMASANAAAAAAAAASAAGGNGLPVATSSGGQQGSATVTTTSSTASSGSGNSGSGGTTTTAGELLMPKMEGGIHGVDGQSTVALAPDGTPIATGTHVCDICGKMFQFRYQLIVHRRYHSERKPFMCQVCGQGFTTSQDLTRHGKIHIGGPMFTCIVCFNVFANNTSLERHMKRHSTDKPFACTICQKTFARKEHLDNHFRSHTGETPFRCQYCAKTFTRKEHMVNHVRKHTGETPHRCDICKKSFTRKEHYVNHYMWHTGQTPHQCDVCGKKYTRKEHLANHMRSHTNETPFRCEICGKSFSRKEHFTNHILWHTGETPHRCDFCSKTFTRKEHLLNHVRQHTGESPHRCSYCMKTFTRKEHLVNHIRQHTGETPFKCTYCTKAFTRKDHMVNHVRQHTGESPHKCTYCTKTFTRKEHLTNHVRQHTGDSPHRCSYCKKTFTRKEHLTNHVRLHTGDSPHKCEYCQKTFTRKEHLNNHMRQHSSDNPHCCNVCNKPFTRKEHLINHMSRCHTGDRPFTCETCGKSFPLKGNLLFHQRSHTKGQEMERPFSCEKCPKNFICKVPHHSATTTMHTIQQITAGAAGGAGAVQLTPGLVPLVTSTLISHNAAAQQQSQKQQAAQQQAAAAAAQQQAAAQQQAAAAAHQQHQQQVAAQHQQQAVAAHQQQQQQLQQQQQLLQLSIQQAAHHHQQQEQHRQQHQQQQQQHHQQQQQGHPQAPPPPQQQQQPPPQVPIALISDPSALARAAMQLQHLPANVEQHPVVY
- the LOC117902065 gene encoding zinc finger protein 271 isoform X4; protein product: MQHVSAASSVPSVVAPVVTTGGTTITLGGPPPLPKSENKEDGKPPHGIEMYKVNIEDISQLFTYHEVFGKIHGDVVNHQLAAAHGGQLPPPPPLPPQTHAVSAAAAAAAASTNNAAVAAVMASANAAAAAAAAASAAGGNGLPVATSSGGQQGSATVTTTSSTASSGSGNSGSGGTTTTAGELLMPKMEGGIHGVDGQSTVALAPDGTPIATGTHVCDICGKMFQFRYQLIVHRRYHSERKPFMCQVCGQGFTTSQDLTRHGKIHIGGPMFTCIVCFNVFANNTSLERHMKRHSTDKPFACTICQKTFARKEHLDNHFRSHTGETPFRCQYCAKTFTRKEHMVNHVRKHTGQTPHQCDVCGKKYTRKEHLANHMRSHTNETPFRCEICGKSFSRKEHFTNHILWHTAGETPHRCDFCSKTFTRKEHLLNHVRQHTGESPHRCSYCMKTFTRKEHLVNHIRQHTGETPFKCTYCTKAFTRKDHMVNHVRQHTGESPHKCTYCTKTFTRKEHLTNHVRQHTGDSPHRCSYCKKTFTRKEHLTNHVRLHTGDSPHKCEYCQKTFTRKEHLNNHMRQHSSDNPHCCNVCNKPFTRKEHLINHMSRCHTGDRPFTCETCGKSFPLKGNLLFHQRSHTKGQEMERPFSCEKCPKNFICKGHLVSHMRSHSGEKPHACTLCSKAFVERGNLKRHMKMNHPDAMMPPPPVHPHPQIPAGVLTQVKQEVKPIIIPHHSATTTMHTIQQITAGAAGGAGAVQLTPGLVPLVTSTLISHNAAAQQQSQKQQAAQQQAAAAAAQQQAAAQQQAAAAAHQQHQQQVAAQHQQQAVAAHQQQQQQLQQQQQLLQLSIQQAAHHHQQQEQHRQQHQQQQQQHHQQQQQGHPQAPPPPQQQQQPPPQVPIALISDPSALARAAMQLQHLPANVEQHPVVY
- the LOC117902065 gene encoding zinc finger protein 3 isoform X10, with amino-acid sequence MQHVSAASSVPSVVAPVVTTGGTTITLGGPPPLPKSENKEDGKPPHGIEMYKVNIEDISQLFTYHEVFGKIHGDVVNHQLAAAHGGQLPPPPPLPPQTHAVSAAAAAAAASTNNAAVAAVMASANAAAAAAAAASAAGGNGLPVATSSGGQQGSATVTTTSSTASSGSGNSGSGGTTTTAGQTPHQCDVCGKKYTRKEHLANHMRSHTNETPFRCEICGKSFSRKEHFTNHILWHTAGETPHRCDFCSKTFTRKEHLLNHVRQHTGESPHRCSYCMKTFTRKEHLVNHIRQHTGETPFKCTYCTKAFTRKDHMVNHVRQHTGESPHKCTYCTKTFTRKEHLTNHVRQHTGDSPHRCSYCKKTFTRKEHLTNHVRLHTGDSPHKCEYCQKTFTRKEHLNNHMRQHSSDNPHCCNVCNKPFTRKEHLINHMSRCHTGDRPFTCETCGKSFPLKGNLLFHQRSHTKGQEMERPFSCEKCPKNFICKVPHHSATTTMHTIQQITAGAAGGAGAVQLTPGLVPLVTSTLISHNAAAQQQSQKQQAAQQQAAAAAAQQQAAAQQQAAAAAHQQHQQQVAAQHQQQAVAAHQQQQQQLQQQQQLLQLSIQQAAHHHQQQEQHRQQHQQQQQQHHQQQQQGHPQAPPPPQQQQQPPPQVPIALISDPSALARAAMQLQHLPANVEQHPVVY
- the LOC117902065 gene encoding zinc finger protein 497 isoform X5 is translated as MQHVSAASSVPSVVAPVVTTGGTTITLGGPPPLPKSENKEDGKPPHGIEMYKVNIEDISQLFTYHEVFGKIHGDVVNHQLAAAHGGQLPPPPPLPPQTHAVSAAAAAAAASTNNAAVAAVMASANAAAAAAAAASAAGGNGLPVATSSGGQQGSATVTTTSSTASSGSGNSGSGGTTTTAGELLMPKMEGGIHGVDGQSTVALAPDGTPIATGTHVCDICGKMFQFRYQLIVHRRYHSERKPFMCQVCGQGFTTSQDLTRHGKIHIGGPMFTCIVCFNVFANNTSLERHMKRHSTDKPFACTICQKTFARKEHLDNHFRSHTGETPFRCQYCAKTFTRKEHMVNHVRKHTGQTPHQCDVCGKKYTRKEHLANHMRSHTNETPFRCEICGKSFSRKEHFTNHILWHTAGETPHRCDFCSKTFTRKEHLLNHVRQHTGESPHRCSYCMKTFTRKEHLVNHIRQHTGESPHKCTYCTKTFTRKEHLTNHVRQHTGDSPHRCSYCKKTFTRKEHLTNHVRLHTGDSPHKCEYCQKTFTRKEHLNNHMRQHSSDNPHCCNVCNKPFTRKEHLINHMSRCHTGDRPFTCETCGKSFPLKGNLLFHQRSHTKGQEMERPFSCEKCPKNFICKGHLVSHMRSHSGEKPHACTLCSKAFVERGNLKRHMKMNHPDAMMPPPPVHPHPQIPAGVLTQVKQEVKPIIIPHHSATTTMHTIQQITAGAAGGAGAVQLTPGLVPLVTSTLISHNAAAQQQSQKQQAAQQQAAAAAAQQQAAAQQQAAAAAHQQHQQQVAAQHQQQAVAAHQQQQQQLQQQQQLLQLSIQQAAHHHQQQEQHRQQHQQQQQQHHQQQQQGHPQAPPPPQQQQQPPPQVPIALISDPSALARAAMQLQHLPANVEQHPVVY
- the LOC117902065 gene encoding zinc finger protein 271 isoform X2 → MQHVSAASSVPSVVAPVVTTGGTTITLGGPPPLPKSENKEDGKPPHGIEMYKVNIEDISQLFTYHEVFGKIHGDVVNHQLAAAHGGQLPPPPPLPPQTHAVSAAAAAAAASTNNAAVAAVMASANAAAAAAAAASAAGGNGLPVATSSGGQQGSATVTTTSSTASSGSGNSGSGGTTTTAGELLMPKMEGGIHGVDGQSTVALAPDGTPIATGTHVCDICGKMFQFRYQLIVHRRYHSERKPFMCQVCGQGFTTSQDLTRHGKIHIGGPMFTCIVCFNVFANNTSLERHMKRHSTDKPFACTICQKTFARKEHLDNHFRSHTGETPFRCQYCAKTFTRKEHMVNHVRKHTGETPHRCDICKKSFTRKEHYVNHYMWHTGQTPHQCDVCGKKYTRKEHLANHMRSHTNETPFRCEICGKSFSRKEHFTNHILWHTGETPHRCDFCSKTFTRKEHLLNHVRQHTGESPHRCSYCMKTFTRKEHLVNHIRQHTGETPFKCTYCTKAFTRKDHMVNHVRQHTGESPHKCTYCTKTFTRKEHLTNHVRQHTGDSPHRCSYCKKTFTRKEHLTNHVRLHTGDSPHKCEYCQKTFTRKEHLNNHMRQHSSDNPHCCNVCNKPFTRKEHLINHMSRCHTGDRPFTCETCGKSFPLKGNLLFHQRSHTKGQEMERPFSCEKCPKNFICKGHLVSHMRSHSGEKPHACTLCSKAFVERGNLKRHMKMNHPDAMMPPPPVHPHPQIPAGVLTQVKQEVKPIIIPHHSATTTMHTIQQITAGAAGGAGAVQLTPGLVPLVTSTLISHNAAAQQQSQKQQAAQQQAAAAAAQQQAAAQQQAAAAAHQQHQQQVAAQHQQQAVAAHQQQQQQLQQQQQLLQLSIQQAAHHHQQQEQHRQQHQQQQQQHHQQQQQGHPQAPPPPQQQQQPPPQVPIALISDPSALARAAMQLQHLPANVEQHPVVY
- the LOC117902065 gene encoding zinc finger protein 271 isoform X3 — its product is MQHVSAASSVPSVVAPVVTTGGTTITLGGPPPLPKSENKEDGKPPHGIEMYKVNIEDISQLFTYHEVFGKIHGDVVNHQLAAAHGGQLPPPPPLPPQTHAVSAAAAAAAASTNNAAVAAVMASANAAAAAAAAASAAGGNGLPVATSSGGQQGSATVTTTSSTASSGSGNSGSGGTTTTAGELLMPKMEGGIHGVDGQSTVALAPDGTPIATGTHVCDICGKMFQFRYQLIVHRRYHSERKPFMCQVCGQGFTTSQDLTRHGKIHIGGPMFTCIVCFNVFANNTSLERHMKRHSTDKPFACTICQKTFARKEHLDNHFRSHTGETPFRCQYCAKTFTRKEHMVNHVRKHTGETPHRCDICKKSFTRKEHYVNHYMWHTGQTPHQCDVCGKKYTRKEHLANHMRSHTNETPFRCEICGKSFSRKEHFTNHILWHTAGETPHRCDFCSKTFTRKEHLLNHVRQHTGESPHRCSYCMKTFTRKEHLVNHIRQHTGESPHKCTYCTKTFTRKEHLTNHVRQHTGDSPHRCSYCKKTFTRKEHLTNHVRLHTGDSPHKCEYCQKTFTRKEHLNNHMRQHSSDNPHCCNVCNKPFTRKEHLINHMSRCHTGDRPFTCETCGKSFPLKGNLLFHQRSHTKGQEMERPFSCEKCPKNFICKGHLVSHMRSHSGEKPHACTLCSKAFVERGNLKRHMKMNHPDAMMPPPPVHPHPQIPAGVLTQVKQEVKPIIIPHHSATTTMHTIQQITAGAAGGAGAVQLTPGLVPLVTSTLISHNAAAQQQSQKQQAAQQQAAAAAAQQQAAAQQQAAAAAHQQHQQQVAAQHQQQAVAAHQQQQQQLQQQQQLLQLSIQQAAHHHQQQEQHRQQHQQQQQQHHQQQQQGHPQAPPPPQQQQQPPPQVPIALISDPSALARAAMQLQHLPANVEQHPVVY